A single window of Archangium gephyra DNA harbors:
- a CDS encoding DUF2381 family protein — protein sequence MSTLLTAPLLLVLLTSTPASPRSEEWDTSGARYLELTAENAGEPHPVRISPGQPTTLVFADAPLQPGGVMVEGGAVGMAVNGELGMVTLLPSDAPPADKPLTLVVRFADTQVPGSVTFRLVPHATQAEHHVRVYRNTRSCESHWQESRQQRERAERCEAALAQERTRPEGPRPGDLTDLFDAELVGQGISIRVRDITKGITQRPGEAPQVVKAHSYQADRPRRVALELRVRNTSTRPWTVEGLEAAELVSTEGVRLRVVRVWQSGPLGPGERAWLVVEAEAPAKQTPGSFLLKLGEAGGARPLTVRGVTFP from the coding sequence GTGTCCACCCTGCTCACCGCCCCGCTGCTGCTCGTGCTCCTCACCTCTACGCCCGCCTCGCCCCGCTCCGAGGAGTGGGACACCTCGGGCGCGCGCTACCTGGAGCTGACGGCGGAGAACGCCGGAGAGCCACACCCGGTGCGCATCAGCCCCGGCCAGCCCACCACGCTGGTATTCGCCGACGCGCCACTACAACCCGGCGGTGTCATGGTGGAGGGAGGAGCGGTGGGGATGGCGGTGAACGGAGAGCTGGGCATGGTGACACTGCTGCCCTCGGACGCGCCGCCAGCGGACAAGCCTCTGACGCTGGTGGTGCGCTTCGCGGACACCCAGGTGCCTGGAAGCGTCACCTTCCGGCTGGTGCCGCATGCCACCCAAGCCGAGCACCATGTGCGGGTGTACCGCAACACGCGCTCGTGCGAGTCGCACTGGCAGGAGTCCCGGCAGCAGCGGGAGCGGGCCGAGCGGTGCGAGGCCGCGCTGGCGCAGGAGCGCACCCGCCCGGAGGGGCCGCGCCCCGGGGACCTCACGGACCTGTTCGACGCCGAGCTGGTAGGGCAGGGCATAAGCATCAGGGTGCGCGACATCACGAAAGGCATCACCCAACGCCCTGGCGAGGCACCCCAGGTAGTCAAAGCACACAGCTACCAGGCCGATAGGCCCAGGAGGGTGGCACTGGAGCTGAGGGTGCGGAACACAAGCACGCGGCCCTGGACGGTGGAAGGCCTGGAGGCCGCGGAGCTCGTGAGCACGGAAGGCGTCCGGCTGCGGGTGGTGCGGGTGTGGCAGTCCGGGCCTCTCGGGCCGGGAGAGCGGGCATGGCTCGTGGTGGAGGCGGAGGCCCCGGCGAAGCAGACCCCGGGCTCCTTCCTCCTGAAGCTGGGCGAGGCGGGCGGAGCACGCCCCCTCACCGTGCGTGGCGTGACCTTTCCCTGA